The window TCGCGCCGGCCAGGGCGCCCGCGACCGCGGCCGTGGTGTCGGCGTCCCGGCCCATGTTCACCGCCGTGAGGACCGCCTCCGTGAAGTCGCCGTCGGCGGCCGCGTACGCGCCGAAGGCGAGGGCCACGGCCTCGGGGGCCAGGTCGGTCCAGGGGTAGCCGCCGATGACGACGGCCGAGCGGACCGCGCGTTCGCCGCGGTGCGCACAGGCCACCGCCCGGCGCAGGGAGCGTGCCGTCCAGGAGTCGTCGGGGACGACGGCCAGTGCGGAGGCGACGACCACGATCGTCGGGGCGCCGGCCATCGCCGCCGCGACGCCCGCGGCGACCGCCTGGCCGCCGTAGATGCCCTCGCCGTCGTGGCTCACCGACCCGTCGATCGCCACCAGCCTGGCCGCCTCCGCGGGGCGGCCCGCCGCGAAGACGCCGAAGGGGGCCGCGCGCATGGCGAGGCCGTCGCTCCAGGCGTGCCGGTGCTGTGCGGAGATCGGGGCGGCCAGCCCCCGGCGCAGGTTCTCCAGCGTGCCCCGCTCGCTGAAGCCCGCACCCCGGAACGGGCCCTCGTCGCGGTCCGCGATCCACTGGTGCCAGGCCGCCTCCACGTGCCGGGCCGTGAGCGCCGAACCGTGCCGGGCGAGCAGCAGCCCCGAGAAGATCGCGTACTCGGTGTCGTCCGTGCCGGCCGGTTTCTCGGCCACGTACCCCGTGATGCGTCCCCAGCGCGCGCGGATCTCGGACGGCTTCATGTTCTCGGCCGGTGCCCCCAGCGCGTCACCCACGGCGAGCCCCAGCAGTGCGCCGCGCGCCCGTTCACGGAGAGCGGTGGCGCCTCCTGGCGCCGGGACCGGCGGAACGCAGGCAATCGAAGCCATGGCGGTGCCTCTCCGTCGCGGGGTCCCGGAAGGTCGGAAGGACCCTTTGCGCATGTGTCCCCACGGAGCGGTTCACCGGAGCCTCGCGCGCCTCAGCATCACCCGGTCGACATCTGTGCGCAGGTCACCACGGATGAGCGGATGAGGCGAAAGTGCAGGTAAGTACGGCCTTCCTTGCTGGCGAGCGAGAAATTTCAGGCGTACCTTCGGCGTTGTCCAAAAGTAGAACTAATCCAATCAAGCACCTGGAGGGCCCTGGAATGGCCATCATCGAGACCGAGGCGGCACTCCATGAGGCCCACCGCGACAACCACACCCACCGGGACGTGAACGGGGGGTGGCTGCGCCCGGCCGTCTTCGGCGCGATGGACGGACTCGTCTCCAACCTGGCGCTGATGACGGGCGTGGCGGGCGGAGCCGTCTCCTCCCGGGCCGTCGTCATCACCGGATTCGCGGGCCTGGCCGCCGGAGCCTTCTCCATGGCCGCCGGCGAATACACCTCCGTCGCCTCGCAGCGCGAACTCGTCGAGGCCGAACTCGACGTCGAACGCCGGGAGTTGAGGAAGCATCCCCAGGACGAGGAGCGCGAGCTGGCCGAGCTGTACCAGGCGCGGGGGGTCGACCCCGGTCTCGCCCGCGAGGTGGCCCGGCAGCTGTCCAGAGACCCCGAGCAGGCCCTGGAGATACATGCGAGGGAGGAGCTGGGCATCGATCCCGGCGACCTGCCCTCGCCCGCCGTCGCCGCCGTGTCGAGCTTCGGCTCCTTCGCCCTGGGGGCCCTGCTCCCCGTCCTCCCGTACCTGCTGGGCGCGACCACCCTCTGGCCCGCCCTGCTGCTCGCGTTCCTCGGGCTCTTCGCCTGCGGCGCGATCGTGGCCAAGGTGACCGCCAGATCCTGGTGGTACAGCGGGGCGCGGCAGCTCGCGCTGGGTGCGGCCGCCGCCGGTGTGACGTACGCCCTGGGCGGTTTCTTCGGTACGGCCGTAGGATGACCGCACCGCTGAGGTGATCGGCTATGCAAGGGACTGCATAAGTAGTCGTTACTCGGCGGTTTCGAATGCTTAACCACTGGGCATGAGCCGTAAGCGCTGCGGGCAATGACGCCCGCTCCTCCTGTGAAGCGGTGGGTGACGTTGCCTGCCGCGATCGGGCCGACGGTCATTGATCTGTCCGAAAAGGCCCCCTTGTTCAGCCGCCACGAGCGGCACCCCGCCGCACCCGTGGCGTCCGCATGCTGGAACGCGGTATCCGGTTCCCGAGATCCGTCCCATCATGTAACCTGCACGAAATTTTGCACCTTTCGCAGAGGGCCAACGTCGTCCCTCGGCACTCGCTCCCCCAGAGCCGCAAGAGCCTGGGAGGCGCCCCCAGCCACGACGACGACGGGAGAGCCGATGCGTACGCCGCGCCAGCCGTCCCAGCACTCCGAGAATGGCCAGAACTGGTCCTTCATGGATGCTCGCCCTGCCGCGCAGGGTATGTACGACCCCCGCAACGAGCACGACGCCTGTGGCGTCGGTTTCGTGGCCACCCTCACCGGCGAGGCGAGCCACGCGCTGGTCGAGCAGGCGCTCACGGTTCTGCGCAATCTGGAGCACCGCGGTGCCACCGGCGCCGAGCCCGACTCCGGTGACGGCGCGGGCATCCTGTCCCAGGTCCCGGACGCCTTCTTCCGCGAGGTGACCGACTTCGATCTGCCCGGGGCCGGTGCGTACGCGGTCGGTACCGCCTTCCTGCCCGCGGACGGCATCGACGCCGCCGTCACGCGCATCGAGACGATCGCCGCCGACGAGGGACTGACGGTCCTCGGCTGGCGCGAGGTCCCGGTCGCTCCCGGACTCCTCGGCGCCACCGCCCGTTCGACGATGCCCCTCTTCCGCCAGGTCTTCGTCACGGACGGGGCCAGCCAGGGCATCGAGCTCGACCGCAAGGCGTTCGTGCTGCGCAAGCGCGCCGAGCGCGAGGCCGACGTGTACTTCCCGTCGCTCTCCGCCCGCACCATCGTCTACAAGGGCATGCTGACCACCGGCCAGCTGGAGCCCTTCTTCCCGGACCTGTCCGACCGCCGCTTCGCCTCCGCGATCGCGCTCGTGCACTCCCGGTTCTCCACGAACACCTTCCCGAGCTGGCCGCTCGCCCACCCGTACCGCTTCGTCGCGCACAACGGCGAGATCAACACGGTCAAGGGCAACCGCAACTGGATGGCGGCCCGCGAGTCCCAGGTCGTCTCCGACCTGTTCGGACAGCAGGACAAGCTCGACCGGATCTTCCCGATCTGTACGCCCGAGGCGTCCGACTCCGCCTCCTTCGACGAGGTCCTGGAGCTGCTGCACCTCGGCGGCCGGTCCCTCCCGCACTCCGTGCTGATGATGATCCCGGAGGCGTGGGAGAACCACGACTCCATGGACCCGGCCCGCCGCGCCTTCTACCAGTTCCACTCCACGCAGATGGAGCCCTGGGACGGCCCGGCCTGTGTCACCTTCACCGACGGCACCCAGGTCGGCGCGGTCCTCGACCGCAACGGCCTGCGCCCCGGCCGCTACTGGGTCACCGACGAGGGTCTCGTCGTCCTCGGCTCCGAGGTCGGCGTCCTCGACATCGACCCCGCGAAGGTCGTCCGCAAGGGCCGCCTGCAGCCCGGCCGCATGTTCCTCGTGGACACCGCCGAGCACCGGATCATCGAGGACGACGAGATCAAGGCCGCCCTCGCCGCCGAGAACCCGTACGCGGAGTGGCTCGAAGCCGGCGAGATCGAGCTCTCCGACCTGCCCGAGCGCGAGCACATCGTGCATACCCATGCCTCGGTCACCCGCCGCCAGCAGACCTTCGGCTACACCGAGGAGGAGCTGCGCGTCATCGTCGCGCCGATGGCCAAGACCGGCGGCGAACCGCTCGGTTCCATGGGCACGGACTCGCCGATCGCGGCCCTGTCCGAGCGCCCGCGGCTGCTCTTCGACTACTTCACCCAGCTGTTCGCGCAGGTCACCAACCCGCCGCTGGACGCCATCCGCGAGGAGCTCGTCACCTCGCTGCGCTCCTCGCTGGGCCCCGCGGGCAACCTCCTCGAGCCGACCGCCGCGTCCTGTCGCAGCGTCACCCTGCCCTTCCCGGTGATCGACAACGACGAGCTGGCCAAGCTCATCCACATCAACGCCGACGGCGACATGCCCGGCATGAAGGCCGCGACACTGTCCGGCCTGTACCG of the Streptomyces aurantiacus genome contains:
- a CDS encoding ADP-ribosylglycohydrolase family protein, with product MASIACVPPVPAPGGATALRERARGALLGLAVGDALGAPAENMKPSEIRARWGRITGYVAEKPAGTDDTEYAIFSGLLLARHGSALTARHVEAAWHQWIADRDEGPFRGAGFSERGTLENLRRGLAAPISAQHRHAWSDGLAMRAAPFGVFAAGRPAEAARLVAIDGSVSHDGEGIYGGQAVAAGVAAAMAGAPTIVVVASALAVVPDDSWTARSLRRAVACAHRGERAVRSAVVIGGYPWTDLAPEAVALAFGAYAAADGDFTEAVLTAVNMGRDADTTAAVAGALAGATKGASAIPAAWAAAIGPARGSCLPAMQGHHVLDVADLLTPDEVSL
- a CDS encoding VIT1/CCC1 transporter family protein encodes the protein MAIIETEAALHEAHRDNHTHRDVNGGWLRPAVFGAMDGLVSNLALMTGVAGGAVSSRAVVITGFAGLAAGAFSMAAGEYTSVASQRELVEAELDVERRELRKHPQDEERELAELYQARGVDPGLAREVARQLSRDPEQALEIHAREELGIDPGDLPSPAVAAVSSFGSFALGALLPVLPYLLGATTLWPALLLAFLGLFACGAIVAKVTARSWWYSGARQLALGAAAAGVTYALGGFFGTAVG